In Brevibacterium zhoupengii, the following are encoded in one genomic region:
- a CDS encoding DUF4190 domain-containing protein has protein sequence MSTPQNPYEPNNGSGNQNPNGPGPDNQPPSAPGFSGDQNSAPQYGSQNNGQPPQYGSQNDPNQPPQYGSQPQYGSQPQYGSQSQYGQQNDAGAPSYGQGQGGYDQNQGGYDQSQGGYGQGYDANGQGYGQDPYGQSQDGYGQGYDANGQGYDANQYGQQPAYAGADGSSDQFIPANPNASYGSYSAGSGNNKSKNIWGILALIGGIAGIVLSIFFGIGFIFGVAGVIFAFVGLSAIKKGLANNKGMTITGMILSFIAILFSIISVIVTLIFGGMFITAVGEAADEQSSSAAAPVQDPSDPAQDPSEAAGPSEGGDEAAPAVEGGEVEIGTDLTAAVAVRSGTASEYAAGADSSNGEIAVVTITVKNSGSSDADLGLTQVKADNGAGKEYEDVFDSSKYKGGFPFSDPIPAGGESTVELAFAVPSAEVDKVHLKLSMSEDMGKGKDFEFSKAA, from the coding sequence ATGTCTACTCCTCAGAACCCGTACGAACCGAACAACGGTTCTGGAAATCAGAACCCCAACGGTCCGGGCCCCGACAACCAGCCGCCCAGCGCGCCTGGCTTCTCGGGCGATCAGAACAGCGCGCCGCAGTACGGCTCACAGAACAACGGACAGCCGCCGCAGTACGGTTCACAGAACGACCCGAACCAGCCTCCGCAGTACGGCTCTCAGCCTCAGTACGGCTCTCAGCCGCAGTATGGTTCGCAGTCTCAGTACGGACAGCAGAACGACGCGGGTGCCCCGAGCTACGGCCAGGGCCAAGGTGGCTACGACCAGAATCAGGGCGGCTACGACCAGAGCCAGGGTGGCTATGGCCAGGGCTACGACGCCAACGGTCAGGGCTACGGCCAGGATCCCTACGGCCAGAGCCAAGACGGCTACGGCCAGGGCTACGACGCCAACGGTCAGGGTTATGACGCGAATCAGTACGGTCAGCAGCCTGCCTATGCCGGTGCCGACGGATCGTCGGACCAGTTCATCCCAGCCAACCCGAACGCAAGCTATGGTTCGTACTCGGCTGGCTCCGGCAACAACAAGTCGAAGAACATCTGGGGCATCCTTGCCCTGATCGGCGGCATCGCAGGCATCGTCCTGTCCATCTTCTTCGGAATCGGCTTCATCTTCGGTGTTGCCGGTGTGATCTTCGCATTCGTCGGTCTCTCCGCCATCAAGAAGGGGCTGGCCAACAACAAGGGCATGACCATCACCGGCATGATCCTGAGCTTCATCGCCATCTTGTTCTCGATCATCTCGGTCATCGTCACCCTGATCTTCGGTGGCATGTTCATCACCGCGGTCGGCGAAGCTGCCGATGAGCAGTCCTCTTCAGCAGCAGCCCCCGTCCAGGATCCTTCCGATCCTGCTCAGGACCCCAGCGAGGCTGCAGGTCCATCTGAGGGCGGTGACGAAGCAGCCCCCGCCGTCGAAGGCGGAGAGGTCGAGATCGGCACCGATCTGACCGCGGCAGTGGCAGTGCGTTCGGGCACCGCATCGGAGTATGCCGCCGGCGCCGACAGCAGCAATGGCGAGATCGCGGTCGTGACCATCACCGTGAAGAACAGCGGCAGCTCAGATGCCGACCTGGGCCTGACTCAGGTCAAGGCCGACAACGGTGCGGGCAAGGAATACGAGGATGTCTTCGACAGCTCCAAGTACAAGGGCGGCTTCCCCTTCTCGGATCCGATTCCAGCTGGGGGAGAGAGCACCGTCGAACTTGCTTTCGCAGTGCCTTCCGCCGAAGTCGACAAGGTTCACCTGAAGCTGTCTATGAGTGAAGACATGGGCAAGGGCAAGGACTTCGAATTCAGCAAGGCCGCGTGA